From a single Apostichopus japonicus isolate 1M-3 chromosome 12, ASM3797524v1, whole genome shotgun sequence genomic region:
- the LOC139977032 gene encoding uncharacterized protein CXorf65 homolog, producing the protein MFITVLYGDHESAIFNPNCKTSLLLENIKTRCHCDSNVEVELSDTQGNIKFLAETPSRYANEVLTERETCILLRILKNGEEQKAEYIPLLNDEEAITESFLARLSTKEKLSSTSDKTVKKKGRKDDRGRETNRHPRSGGAKSTTPTGRRTKQR; encoded by the exons ATGTTTATAACAGTGTTATACGGAG ATCACGAAAGTGCGATTTTCAACCCAAACTGCAAGACGTCTTTATTACTCGAAAACATCAAAACAAGATGTCACTGCGATAGCAATG TTGAAGTTGAGCTTTCAGATACACAGGGTAACATCAAATTCCTAGCTGAAACTCCATCGAGATATGCAAACGAAGTTCTTACCGAGCGTGAAACATGTATTTTACTCAGAATTTTAA aaaatggCGAAGAACAGAAAGCAGAGTATATTCCTCTATTGAATGACGAGGAAGCTATCACAGAATCATTTCTAG CGAGGTTATCAACCAAAGAAAAACTGTCAAGTACCAGTGATAAAACCGTGAAAAAGAAGGGAAGAAAGGATGATAGAGGGCGTGAGACTAACAGACATCCACGGTCAGGAGGCGCCAAATCAACGACACCTACAGGACGAAGAACGAAACAGCGATAA